GTTCGGGGCACGCGGATGCTCGGGGTCGCCTCCGAGATGAATCGTCGCCGATTGCAAAACAGTGATTAGAAACGTTGCAAATCAGTGGATAGAAACGTTGCAGAACAGTGATTAGGCGCGCGGAACCCTACGGCAGCAGGCGGTTCGGCCCGCGGAACAGGTAGGTGGTCTCGCGCAGGTTCGTGAGCCCCAGCATGAGCATCAGCACGCGGGAGAGGCCCATGCCGAAACCACCGTGCGGGGGCACGCCGTAGCGGAAGAAGTCGAGGTAGAAGTCGAGCTCCTCCGGGTCGAGGCCCTTCTCCTTCGCCTGCTCGATGAGCACGTCGACGCGGTGCTCGCGCTGCGCTCCCGTCGAGATCTCGACCCCGTTGTAGACGAGGTCATAGCTGTTCGTGAGGCCAGCATCCGCCTCATTTCGCATGTGATAGAACGGCCGGATGCTCGACGCGTAGTCGGTGAGGAACACGAAGTCGTGCCCGTACGTCTCCTTCACGTAGGCGGCGATCTGGCGCTCACCCTCCGGGTCCATGTCGTCATCGTGACGGGGAACCTCGTAGCCGCGCTCGGCGACGATGCGCTTCGCCTCGGCCAGCGGGATGCGCGGGAACGGTGTCGTCGGCACCTGCAGCTCGAAACCGAACAGCGCCTCGATGGCCTCGCCGTGCTTCTCCTTGACTGCGGCGATGCCGGCGACCATGAGCTCCTCGTGCATGCGCATGACGTCCTCATGCGAAGAGATCCAGCTGATCTCCGCATCCACCGAAGTGAACTCGGTCGCGTGGCGCGACGTGAACGACGGGTCCGCGCGGAACGCCGGGCCGACCTCGAACACCTTGCCGAAGCCGGCCGGCTGTGCCATCTGCTTGAAGAACTGCGGGCTCTGCGCCAGGTACGCCTTCGTCTCGAAGTACTCGACCTCGAACAGCTCGGCGCGCGACTCGCTCGCGCTGGCCATCAGCTTGGGGGTGTGAATCTCGATGAAGTCGTTGTCGACCCAGTACGTGCGCCAGGCGTGCTCGAGCGTGGTCTGGATCTTGAAGATGAGCGCATGCTTCGGCACCCGCAGGTCGAGGAAGCGCCAGTCCATGCGCTTGTCGACGCCGCTGTCATCGGCGATCGGCGTCTCCGGGATGGCGTGCGATGCGACATCGAGCGCGTCGAGCTTGATCTCGACACCGCCCAGCTTGACCCGCTCGTCATGCTTCAACTCGCCACTGGCCGTAACGAAGCTGCCCTGGCTGAGCGCCGAAATGGTGTCGGCGAGGGCGTCATCGGCGGGCGTGCCATCCTCGTTGAACGCGCGCGGGTGCACCAGCTGCACGGCACCAGACTCGTCGCGCAGCACAACGAACTGCACCTTCTTCTGGTCGCGCACCGTCTCGACCCAGCCAGAGACAGAGGTGGGGCCGTCGGATGCCGCGGCCAGGTTCTTGATAAGGGTGCGCTCGTTCACGGGTCAAGTCTACGGGGGCTGGTCTCGAGACTGGCGCGGTAGACCGCAGCGCCACCTCGACCAGCGGGATCACCCGCACCACCTCGACCAGCGGGTGCAACAGGCTTGCCTAGACTGGGTTGGTGCCCGCATCCCGTATCCACCTGGTCCGTCATGGCGAAGTCCACAATCCCGA
This Homoserinimonas aerilata DNA region includes the following protein-coding sequences:
- the aspS gene encoding aspartate--tRNA(Asn) ligase, with the translated sequence MNERTLIKNLAAASDGPTSVSGWVETVRDQKKVQFVVLRDESGAVQLVHPRAFNEDGTPADDALADTISALSQGSFVTASGELKHDERVKLGGVEIKLDALDVASHAIPETPIADDSGVDKRMDWRFLDLRVPKHALIFKIQTTLEHAWRTYWVDNDFIEIHTPKLMASASESRAELFEVEYFETKAYLAQSPQFFKQMAQPAGFGKVFEVGPAFRADPSFTSRHATEFTSVDAEISWISSHEDVMRMHEELMVAGIAAVKEKHGEAIEALFGFELQVPTTPFPRIPLAEAKRIVAERGYEVPRHDDDMDPEGERQIAAYVKETYGHDFVFLTDYASSIRPFYHMRNEADAGLTNSYDLVYNGVEISTGAQREHRVDVLIEQAKEKGLDPEELDFYLDFFRYGVPPHGGFGMGLSRVLMLMLGLTNLRETTYLFRGPNRLLP